Sequence from the Opitutaceae bacterium genome:
AATCAGCGGGGTCCCCGCCTCCAGCCAGTCCACGCCCGCCTGCACGGCGACTTCCGCGGTGCGGACCGCCTCGTCAAGATCAGTGATGTCCAGGGAGATTTGTACAATGGGGCGCATGGTGGGATGACAGTCTCGTCTTACTGGCTACATCAGCAGACCGCCGCCACGCGATGAAATTTTTGCCCATTCCGAGTCGTGGTGCATCGCGGCCCAGGGCCTGACGCGTTCCCGCTTGGCATTTCTTGCACATTCATTCGGGGACCGTCACAACCACCCCGGCGATCCGGCACCGACCCACACTTCCCATGAAAATCAAATCCGCAGAGTTTCTGGCGAGCGCGCCCAGCCTCGCCGACGCGCCGCGAACCCGCCTGCCCGAGATCGCCTTCATCGGACGATCCAATGTCGGAAAATCCTCGCTGATCAACATGCTGACCGGCCGCCGCGACCTCGCCAAGGTGTCAGCGACTCCGGGCAAAACCGTGCTGATGAATTTTTTTCGCATCAACGGCTCATGGCTGCTCGTGGATCTTCCCGGCTACGGCTATGCGAAGGTAGCGAAATCACAGCGGGCAGACTTCAGTGACGCGGTGAACGCCTACCTCGAACAGCGCGAAAACCTCCACCGCATCTTTGTGCTGATCGACTCGCGGCTGGAACCCCAGGCGATCGACCTCGAATTCCTGGACTGGGTCCGGCACATCGGCCTCGACTACTCCCTGATCTTCACCAAGGTCGACAAGCAATCGCCAACCCGTACGCGCGCAGGCATCGCGGCGTTCATGAACAGCCTGATGCTTCGCGGATGCACCACGCCGCCGTGCTTTCAAAGCTCCACGATCTCGAATCAGGGTAGATCGGAGATTCTCGCGGCGATCCAGGAGGCGATCAGAACGCCGTGACCACCTGATAGACGCCGAGCGACCCCATCGCCGCGGCGGCCATGAGCAGACCGAGAAGCGAAAGCGGGCGTGCGCGCAGGGCGCGATGGGGATTCGTGAAATGGAAGTAGAGCGCGGCCCCCGCAAGGAACGGCAGCATCATGCCCTGGGCAATGGCGCCAACGAACACCAGATGCACGGGATTGCCCGCCCAGATGAAAACCGCGGTGAAACAGATGGGCAGCACCACGCAGCCAATCTTGACCCATTTTCTCCGATCCGCGTCGTCACGATACCGCTTCAATCCCCACAATCCAAGCGCATCGGCCAGCAGCCGGGCGTTCGATGCGGTTCCTCCAAAGATAGTGGAGTACAGCACCGCTAGGGCTCCGACAACAAAGAGCCACAGGCTCCACTCCCCGAACGTGGTCCGGTACATGTGCGAGAGCGTCTCGATCATGTGCGTGTTCTCGACAGTCATGTTCTTCGCGTGGAGAACAGCCGCGCCGAGGAGATAGAACGCCACCGTCGTCGAGGTATAGAGGACGAACGATGTCCAGGCATCGATGCGCATCACGCGCAGCCAGGCCTTCGCGCGCGTCTGCCATTCGTCCGTGCCGTCATCAGGCCCAAGCCGCCTTCCGTAGCCTTTCTCGAGACACCAGTACGGGTAATAAATCAGCTCCGAGGCCCCGACCCCAATCAGCCCAAAACATCCAAATGCCGTCGCGAGATCCGCAGGCAGCTTGAACGAGAAGCCGCCGGC
This genomic interval carries:
- a CDS encoding Nramp family divalent metal transporter, with amino-acid sequence MVSQPASDIQPAPTSLKGLIRQLGPGLIITSIIVGSGELIVTPKLGAEVGFRLLWFIILGCLLKVFVQIELGRHAVTRGVTTLEALNRLPGPRLVVSWVLWIWLGMYVCLVPQVAGMVGGAATAFQLAGLKVAVEPLAIVIGMSCAVLLVIGRYRLVEIASTAMVAGFTITTVVAVVALQSTPYAITASQMAGGFSFKLPADLATAFGCFGLIGVGASELIYYPYWCLEKGYGRRLGPDDGTDEWQTRAKAWLRVMRIDAWTSFVLYTSTTVAFYLLGAAVLHAKNMTVENTHMIETLSHMYRTTFGEWSLWLFVVGALAVLYSTIFGGTASNARLLADALGLWGLKRYRDDADRRKWVKIGCVVLPICFTAVFIWAGNPVHLVFVGAIAQGMMLPFLAGAALYFHFTNPHRALRARPLSLLGLLMAAAAMGSLGVYQVVTAF
- a CDS encoding YihA family ribosome biogenesis GTP-binding protein, yielding MKIKSAEFLASAPSLADAPRTRLPEIAFIGRSNVGKSSLINMLTGRRDLAKVSATPGKTVLMNFFRINGSWLLVDLPGYGYAKVAKSQRADFSDAVNAYLEQRENLHRIFVLIDSRLEPQAIDLEFLDWVRHIGLDYSLIFTKVDKQSPTRTRAGIAAFMNSLMLRGCTTPPCFQSSTISNQGRSEILAAIQEAIRTP